One Pyrofollis japonicus DNA window includes the following coding sequences:
- a CDS encoding slipin family protein, whose product MSAFSAISFISAAAQQPTPSAPSNIGTIIALFFALLIIFIILLYSIRIVKEYERVVVFRLGRAVGAKGPGIVIVIPIIDRVVTVDLRIHTVDVPRQRIITKDNVEVSVDAVVYYRVQDPLKAVLTVRNYNLAVTMLAQTTLRDIIGKSELDDLLTRREEINKELQKILDELTDPWGIKVTMVTIKEVVLPEGMVRAMARQAEAERWRRAKIIEAEGERQAAKILGEAARIYEEHPAALRLRELQTLIEVAKEKNMIVFYPLGLGKEHATEVALGLVGGKAVQRQQTQE is encoded by the coding sequence ATGTCTGCATTCAGTGCTATCTCCTTTATTTCTGCAGCTGCCCAGCAACCAACGCCTTCAGCACCAAGCAACATAGGCACGATTATAGCACTATTCTTTGCACTACTAATAATCTTCATTATATTGTTATACAGCATTAGGATAGTAAAAGAATATGAAAGAGTTGTAGTATTCAGGCTTGGAAGAGCTGTCGGAGCAAAAGGGCCCGGGATAGTAATCGTAATACCCATAATAGATCGCGTAGTGACTGTTGATCTACGTATACATACAGTTGATGTACCTAGGCAGAGAATAATAACAAAGGACAATGTTGAGGTATCAGTAGACGCTGTAGTATACTACCGGGTCCAGGACCCCCTGAAGGCAGTGCTCACTGTGCGAAACTACAACCTAGCAGTAACCATGCTTGCACAGACAACGCTCAGAGACATAATCGGCAAGAGCGAGCTAGACGACCTCCTGACTCGGAGAGAAGAGATCAACAAGGAGCTACAAAAAATCCTTGACGAGCTAACAGATCCGTGGGGCATCAAGGTCACAATGGTAACCATAAAGGAAGTAGTGCTGCCCGAGGGCATGGTTAGGGCGATGGCAAGGCAGGCGGAAGCGGAGCGCTGGAGGAGGGCAAAGATCATAGAAGCTGAGGGTGAGAGACAAGCTGCCAAGATCCTGGGCGAGGCAGCCAGAATATATGAGGAGCATCCTGCTGCGCTACGTCTACGTGAGCTACAGACACTGATAGAGGTAGCTAAGGAGAAGAACATGATAGTATTCTATCCGTTAGGTCTAGGAAAGGAACATGCTACTGAAGTAGCACTAGGCCTTGTGGGCGGCAAGGCCGTGCAACGACAGCAGACCCAAGAATAA
- a CDS encoding Clp protease/crotonase-like domain-containing protein, translated as MPPRIKVLEALGAIADGRIEKISDKKYRVVSSEGDRVYTVYVDPEKGLAYSNDNGTRLRGYIGYPIIAVLMVEGVLPFDKELSEALRDIPWRKLNETYKKYRLVEQEVKKIAATRGISPARLDKFVEEVMSSLRKLRLKLIDTIPLF; from the coding sequence ATGCCTCCCAGAATAAAGGTCCTCGAAGCACTCGGTGCTATAGCGGATGGACGTATAGAAAAGATCAGTGATAAGAAATATAGAGTTGTCAGCAGCGAGGGTGATAGGGTTTATACCGTCTATGTCGACCCTGAGAAGGGTCTTGCCTACAGCAATGATAACGGCACAAGGCTTCGAGGCTACATAGGGTACCCTATTATAGCCGTGCTCATGGTTGAAGGCGTGCTTCCATTCGATAAGGAGTTATCTGAAGCTCTCCGAGACATACCTTGGAGAAAGCTCAACGAGACTTACAAAAAGTATCGACTCGTCGAACAAGAAGTAAAGAAGATTGCTGCAACACGTGGCATAAGTCCTGCTCGTCTCGACAAATTCGTGGAAGAGGTTATGAGTAGTCTCCGTAAGCTGAGGCTTAAGCTCATAGACACGATCCCCCTATTCTAG
- a CDS encoding DUF2153 domain-containing protein, protein MSRPGEIRVIDYAFLKQLEEWVRAQKKLLETFRETADRVEQGDRLDIIVATRAAFQHMIRTIKAFDNWLQDPVIIAHVPREMLLEVWKVMYNILNQLLEIDIKHTSDVKDLLEQLAKEGKLNPLVATVRTSGEEEESPRRPPTMMI, encoded by the coding sequence ATGAGCAGACCTGGAGAGATACGCGTGATCGATTACGCCTTCCTTAAGCAGCTCGAAGAGTGGGTACGTGCGCAGAAGAAGCTGCTGGAAACGTTTAGAGAGACAGCTGACAGAGTTGAACAAGGAGACCGCCTTGATATAATAGTTGCAACGCGTGCAGCATTCCAACACATGATAAGAACAATAAAGGCTTTCGACAACTGGCTTCAAGATCCAGTAATAATAGCGCATGTTCCCAGGGAAATGCTTCTAGAAGTATGGAAAGTCATGTACAATATCCTAAACCAGCTCCTTGAGATAGATATTAAGCATACAAGCGATGTAAAAGACTTGCTAGAGCAGCTAGCAAAGGAAGGTAAGCTGAACCCCCTCGTAGCCACGGTGAGGACTTCAGGAGAGGAGGAGGAATCACCCAGAAGACCACCAACAATGATGATATAG
- a CDS encoding acetate--CoA ligase family protein — translation MASQRPPIGEGVEYLFRPRGVAVIGASRKPGKVGYMVLYNLKNSYRGPIYPVNPNADEILGFKAYPSVLDVPDPVELAVIVVPAQRVPSVMEQVGRRGIKTAIIISAGFREVGEEGAKLERQVISIARKYGVRVLGPNCLGVYSPSTGINTMFLDPEKQSLPGNGPIAFISQSGALGAALLDVAALRGLGLSKFVSIGNRADIDEADLLAYLKNDPHTKVIALYVEGVEDGPTFRRALEDTTPVKPVVVLKAGKTSAGARAAASHTGSLAGSYQIYNAVFKQTGAIEVLHTEELFDIAQALALQPPMRGNRVAIITVGGGSGVMATDWLSELGLEVPMFSQSTQEKLRRILLPIASPRNPVDITGSGTEDHMAESTRIALESGEVDGIFLIPYFNIATMTERLADLMQPIAQKARELGIPIVASVTGGQKSWRIAKLFEAKTGIPVYPGEHRAAKAMWALRFYGKWLQRLGRL, via the coding sequence GTGGCTTCTCAGCGCCCCCCTATTGGCGAAGGAGTTGAGTATCTTTTCCGTCCACGTGGTGTTGCAGTCATCGGTGCTTCTCGCAAGCCCGGTAAGGTAGGCTACATGGTTTTGTATAATCTTAAAAACAGCTATCGTGGCCCAATTTACCCTGTGAATCCTAATGCTGATGAGATTCTTGGATTCAAGGCGTATCCAAGCGTCCTAGATGTGCCAGATCCTGTTGAACTAGCAGTTATTGTGGTACCTGCCCAGCGCGTGCCTAGTGTTATGGAGCAAGTTGGGCGCCGAGGAATAAAGACAGCAATAATAATAAGCGCTGGCTTCCGAGAGGTTGGCGAGGAAGGAGCCAAGCTTGAAAGACAAGTCATTAGTATCGCTAGGAAGTATGGTGTCCGGGTCCTCGGGCCTAACTGCCTAGGAGTCTACTCCCCGTCAACCGGGATAAATACTATGTTTCTTGACCCAGAGAAGCAGAGCCTTCCAGGTAATGGCCCCATAGCCTTTATTAGCCAAAGCGGCGCACTAGGTGCAGCGCTGCTCGATGTTGCCGCACTACGAGGTCTCGGGCTCAGCAAGTTCGTGAGCATAGGCAACCGCGCGGACATCGATGAAGCCGACCTTCTAGCTTATCTAAAGAACGATCCACATACAAAAGTCATAGCCCTCTACGTCGAGGGTGTGGAGGATGGCCCTACTTTCAGAAGAGCACTTGAAGACACTACACCAGTAAAGCCAGTAGTAGTGCTTAAGGCCGGAAAGACAAGTGCTGGCGCGCGGGCAGCTGCAAGCCATACCGGTAGCCTTGCTGGCAGCTACCAAATATACAACGCAGTATTCAAACAGACTGGCGCCATAGAAGTCCTACACACCGAGGAACTGTTCGACATAGCACAAGCACTAGCACTTCAGCCACCTATGAGGGGTAATAGAGTAGCGATAATAACTGTTGGAGGCGGAAGCGGTGTAATGGCTACTGACTGGCTATCCGAGCTAGGCCTCGAGGTGCCAATGTTCAGCCAGAGCACGCAGGAGAAGCTGAGACGAATACTCCTGCCAATAGCTAGCCCAAGGAACCCTGTAGACATAACTGGTTCCGGCACGGAGGACCACATGGCGGAATCAACGCGCATAGCACTTGAAAGCGGTGAGGTAGACGGCATATTCCTAATACCATACTTCAACATAGCGACTATGACTGAGAGACTTGCAGACCTCATGCAGCCCATAGCCCAAAAAGCACGCGAACTCGGGATACCAATAGTGGCATCCGTGACCGGCGGCCAGAAGTCGTGGAGAATAGCTAAGCTCTTTGAGGCAAAAACTGGTATCCCCGTCTACCCAGGCGAGCACCGTGCAGCAAAAGCAATGTGGGCACTAAGATTCTATGGAAAATGGCTACAGCGCCTAGGAAGACTCTAA
- a CDS encoding carboxypeptidase-like regulatory domain-containing protein, translating to MRKIGSITALISVMMLAVLVLGIAASAESNIAEAEGVKFYSTKASYLPDENVTLVAEFSKPYNGTLSLVVKFPGTTPPLGMNKDFQLNNAQSWIYSFKPPRLGIYTATIMLSNGVSLTIQFKVATTYSITGKVVDKETGNPVPGATVIVKETNAKAETETNGYFLVSVPTTGTYTLLIKKEGYLPVTVTVNVAKIGENDAGTIIIESYEYAIKTLRNNVKELSKAIQSLNASLAELNDTLVAMINEKISDINAIINEKIGNVNEKISNVSERVTSLEDAVASISDTLKKLSDSIVGLQDDIKSLQNQLNNVQQQLQGKADKASVEQLASTINSLNTKIASIDEALTKIQSTVTQLQTVVDDLKKTTEDLRSSVSSLQTSVSDLRSSISNVQKQLNDVAGKADAAAKSADQATSKANDAASKAMIAIVIGIIGLIIAIVAVILVYRKIAV from the coding sequence ATGAGAAAAATAGGAAGCATAACAGCTCTAATAAGTGTCATGATGCTAGCGGTACTCGTGCTAGGCATTGCTGCTTCGGCTGAAAGCAACATAGCCGAAGCCGAAGGCGTTAAATTCTACTCCACAAAAGCAAGCTATCTTCCCGACGAAAATGTCACACTCGTAGCAGAATTTAGCAAACCATACAACGGCACATTATCGCTAGTAGTGAAGTTCCCAGGCACAACACCGCCGCTTGGAATGAACAAGGACTTTCAGCTAAACAATGCACAAAGCTGGATATACAGCTTTAAGCCCCCACGACTAGGAATCTATACAGCGACAATAATGCTTAGCAACGGTGTATCATTAACGATACAATTTAAGGTAGCAACAACATACTCAATAACAGGCAAGGTCGTTGATAAAGAGACCGGTAACCCTGTCCCCGGCGCAACAGTCATCGTGAAGGAAACTAATGCCAAGGCAGAAACAGAGACCAATGGTTACTTCCTTGTCTCGGTTCCAACAACTGGCACATACACGTTACTAATAAAGAAGGAAGGCTATCTACCAGTGACTGTAACAGTAAATGTTGCAAAAATAGGCGAGAACGATGCAGGCACGATAATCATAGAGAGCTATGAATACGCGATAAAGACTCTGAGAAACAATGTCAAAGAACTCAGTAAAGCTATACAGAGTCTCAATGCATCGCTAGCAGAGCTAAACGATACACTAGTAGCAATGATCAATGAAAAGATAAGTGATATCAATGCTATAATTAATGAGAAGATTGGTAACGTTAATGAAAAGATAAGTAATGTATCTGAAAGAGTGACGTCTCTTGAAGATGCCGTAGCAAGTATATCAGATACTCTTAAGAAGCTTAGCGACAGTATTGTAGGTCTACAAGACGATATCAAGTCACTTCAGAACCAGCTAAACAATGTACAACAGCAACTGCAAGGTAAGGCTGATAAAGCATCAGTAGAGCAACTGGCATCGACCATTAACAGTTTGAACACAAAGATAGCCAGCATTGACGAGGCGCTAACAAAGATACAATCAACTGTTACCCAGCTGCAAACAGTAGTAGATGATCTGAAGAAGACAACCGAAGATCTAAGATCAAGCGTAAGCAGTCTACAAACAAGCGTGTCTGATCTTAGATCTTCGATAAGCAATGTACAAAAGCAGCTAAATGACGTAGCCGGAAAGGCTGATGCAGCAGCCAAGAGCGCTGACCAGGCTACAAGTAAGGCAAACGATGCAGCCTCTAAGGCAATGATAGCAATAGTGATAGGTATAATCGGTCTCATAATAGCAATCGTAGCCGTAATACTCGTGTATCGCAAAATAGCAGTCTAA
- a CDS encoding Lrp/AsnC family transcriptional regulator — MGEERVLAYLLIVAEVGKEYEIIEKIKEIAKDIGVEVEPSVVYGEYDIVVRIISDSLRKIDKAVTMIRSLPGILRTITLIAA, encoded by the coding sequence ATGGGAGAGGAAAGAGTGCTCGCCTATCTTCTCATTGTGGCAGAAGTCGGAAAAGAATATGAGATTATTGAAAAGATAAAGGAGATAGCAAAGGATATCGGAGTCGAGGTTGAGCCGAGTGTGGTCTATGGCGAATACGATATAGTTGTAAGAATAATTTCTGACAGCTTGAGAAAAATAGACAAAGCAGTCACAATGATAAGATCCCTTCCAGGCATACTTAGGACAATAACTCTTATTGCTGCATAA
- a CDS encoding helix-turn-helix domain-containing protein, translating to MPSVDECLEIVEKMYKDGAPVKEIAKRCGNSMSTVYKALDRLEALGRIKRRRGHYSKHRRLSEEELEQIKQLYMQGASIYEIARRLNRPESTVYYALKRLGLK from the coding sequence ATGCCCTCAGTTGATGAATGCCTTGAAATAGTCGAAAAGATGTATAAAGACGGCGCACCAGTTAAGGAAATTGCAAAAAGATGCGGTAATAGCATGAGCACAGTATATAAGGCACTTGACCGGCTAGAAGCATTAGGCAGAATAAAGAGAAGGAGAGGCCACTACAGCAAACATCGACGACTAAGCGAAGAAGAACTTGAACAAATAAAGCAGCTATACATGCAAGGTGCAAGCATATACGAGATCGCGAGAAGGCTAAACAGACCAGAATCAACCGTATACTATGCCTTAAAGAGACTAGGACTCAAATAA
- the rimI gene encoding ribosomal protein S18-alanine N-acetyltransferase has translation MTTDKPGYIIRKARKEDIPTVMYINKVSLPENYPEWFFEEHLERWGEAFFVAEVDGKVVGYVMSRVEYGAPFVVEGTFVKKGHIVSIAVLEQYRRRGIGRSLMEYALKALKEVYDCREVYLEVRVSNEPAIRLYERLGFRKVRIIPMYYLDGEDAYLMAREL, from the coding sequence GTGACTACAGACAAACCCGGCTATATTATTAGAAAGGCTCGCAAGGAGGACATACCGACAGTCATGTATATAAACAAGGTTTCTTTGCCCGAGAATTATCCAGAGTGGTTCTTCGAAGAACATCTAGAGAGATGGGGAGAAGCATTCTTTGTGGCAGAGGTTGACGGCAAAGTCGTCGGCTATGTAATGTCCAGAGTAGAATATGGTGCGCCCTTTGTCGTAGAGGGAACCTTTGTTAAAAAAGGCCACATAGTATCTATAGCGGTTTTAGAGCAATACCGGCGTAGGGGAATAGGTAGGAGCTTGATGGAGTACGCCTTAAAGGCGTTGAAGGAGGTTTATGATTGCAGAGAAGTATATCTTGAGGTCAGAGTGTCTAATGAACCAGCTATACGCCTCTATGAGCGCCTTGGTTTCCGCAAGGTACGTATAATACCCATGTACTATCTTGACGGCGAGGACGCGTACCTAATGGCTCGCGAGCTTTAG
- a CDS encoding ATP:cob(I)alamin adenosyltransferase: protein MSSKFKPVLGTGDDGYTYCIITRKRVPKTHSCIEFVGALDEAEASLGFAQSLLENLVPQLKEEVKILELAQVALFRIGFYLAGKQCLNNNIIEQIEKYIKKLSSEAGFSFVLNGGHPAAAATSLARTSIRRAERAFWRCINDANIRDNKIDVIAKLLNRLSDLAYLLQLRINRRTGRETSTIKCQ, encoded by the coding sequence ATGAGTAGTAAGTTTAAGCCGGTACTGGGAACCGGGGACGACGGTTATACTTACTGTATTATTACTCGCAAAAGAGTGCCAAAGACACATAGTTGCATAGAGTTTGTTGGAGCACTTGATGAAGCAGAGGCTTCACTGGGCTTTGCGCAAAGCCTGCTCGAAAACCTTGTGCCACAGCTGAAGGAGGAAGTAAAGATTCTTGAATTAGCGCAGGTGGCATTGTTTCGCATAGGCTTCTACCTCGCTGGAAAACAGTGCCTTAACAACAACATTATCGAGCAAATTGAGAAATATATTAAAAAGCTTTCATCGGAGGCTGGCTTCTCCTTTGTATTGAATGGAGGACACCCAGCCGCTGCCGCAACCTCCTTAGCGAGGACAAGTATCAGGCGTGCAGAGAGAGCTTTCTGGCGGTGCATAAACGATGCAAACATTAGGGACAACAAGATAGACGTGATAGCAAAACTACTAAATAGGCTAAGTGACTTAGCATACCTTCTACAATTGCGAATAAATAGAAGAACCGGTAGAGAAACTTCAACAATTAAATGCCAGTAA
- a CDS encoding MgtC/SapB family protein — MITMEASTSITILERIIVALLGGMLIGIEREKARIAALAKRKKRSHLGVEEIVVKEFPGLRTFSLLSVYGALIGYLTVESIITDIESSLLIFAFVAVVSVFAAYRLLVARIAGITTVVVMMLDFLLGLLAGMGYELVAASMAVLTAFVLAIKLPAERFVGKISYEELLWALELGVILMVIGPFFLGSSYQFYGISLRNIYLFFVLVLLTSYIGYIAAKIKGSEGFAYAALFGGIANSEATFSALLSLASSELRKAIAFDITVLTNTAMILRNGVIALIVVYLAAGGRIDPGALLALFISFSLSSLPVLFSWQRLLRLRTRPIARIENPLRFSTALKMTLFYLVMVFTSYFLRSSGSASLALVVAVGGFVSSSATILALTALQGLGTKTIVFLAIIATATSIINKLLYGYLVASEKAVIKNILVACLLQAILLVPGLIVIIM, encoded by the coding sequence ATGATTACAATGGAAGCATCTACCAGCATCACTATCTTAGAAAGAATTATAGTAGCATTGTTAGGCGGCATGCTCATTGGTATTGAGCGAGAAAAAGCACGTATAGCGGCATTGGCGAAGCGTAAAAAACGCTCACATCTAGGTGTAGAAGAGATCGTTGTAAAAGAGTTCCCGGGTCTTCGCACGTTTAGCCTTCTTTCAGTTTATGGCGCTCTTATAGGGTATTTAACTGTAGAGTCGATTATAACTGATATAGAGTCTTCTCTCTTAATTTTCGCATTTGTAGCAGTAGTTTCCGTCTTCGCAGCATATAGGTTGCTTGTAGCGCGTATAGCTGGAATAACGACTGTAGTCGTTATGATGCTTGACTTTTTGCTGGGCTTGCTTGCAGGTATGGGGTATGAGTTAGTGGCTGCTAGCATGGCTGTACTGACTGCATTTGTATTAGCTATAAAGCTCCCTGCTGAAAGATTTGTTGGCAAGATAAGCTACGAAGAACTATTATGGGCGTTAGAGCTAGGCGTCATATTGATGGTTATTGGCCCATTCTTTCTCGGCTCAAGCTATCAGTTCTATGGCATAAGTCTACGCAATATCTATTTATTCTTTGTACTTGTTCTACTCACTTCCTACATAGGCTATATAGCTGCCAAAATTAAGGGAAGCGAAGGGTTCGCTTACGCTGCGCTGTTCGGCGGCATAGCCAACAGTGAGGCAACGTTTTCTGCGCTTCTCTCCCTCGCTTCAAGCGAGCTTCGCAAAGCTATCGCTTTCGACATAACAGTACTCACAAATACTGCGATGATTCTACGAAACGGAGTAATAGCTCTCATAGTCGTGTACTTAGCTGCCGGAGGGCGTATCGATCCAGGCGCGCTTCTCGCGCTTTTTATCTCATTTTCCTTGTCGTCACTTCCTGTACTCTTTTCATGGCAGCGCCTTTTGAGGCTAAGAACAAGGCCTATAGCACGCATAGAGAACCCACTCCGCTTTAGCACTGCATTAAAGATGACGCTGTTCTATCTGGTAATGGTATTCACTTCCTACTTTTTGAGAAGCAGCGGGTCTGCAAGCTTAGCTCTTGTAGTTGCTGTAGGTGGTTTTGTCTCGAGCAGCGCAACTATACTAGCATTAACTGCTCTACAAGGGCTAGGTACTAAGACGATAGTATTCTTGGCAATAATAGCCACGGCAACAAGTATTATAAACAAGCTTCTCTATGGCTACCTCGTTGCTTCTGAGAAAGCGGTAATCAAGAACATCTTAGTTGCATGCTTATTGCAAGCGATACTACTTGTCCCGGGGCTCATCGTAATCATCATGTAG
- a CDS encoding DNA-binding protein codes for MAAAENVVVVGKKRVMDYVLAAILLFNEGYDEVVIRGQGSNISKAVDVYNALAQRLQDGVEIVKINIDSIERGRKLIPVIEIHVRRKII; via the coding sequence ATGGCAGCTGCCGAGAATGTTGTTGTAGTAGGGAAAAAACGCGTAATGGACTATGTTCTTGCAGCAATTCTACTCTTCAATGAGGGATACGACGAAGTTGTAATTAGAGGTCAAGGTTCAAACATAAGCAAAGCTGTTGACGTCTATAATGCATTGGCTCAGAGACTCCAGGATGGTGTAGAAATAGTGAAAATAAATATTGACAGTATTGAAAGAGGTAGAAAGCTTATACCAGTAATAGAGATACATGTCCGAAGAAAGATTATCTAA
- a CDS encoding DEAD/DEAH box helicase, translating to MVATRGSAVNILHPKVVELIEKRGWQSLTEIQEKAMLPILRGDNVVIVAPTGYGKTEAALLPILSKMVEEKPEPVSVLYITPLRALINDLYERISWWANQLGFVVARKHGDVSHSERARRLRKIPHILITTPESLEIDLDWASRFRVHYKNLKWVIVDEVHEIVSSKRGVQLAVLLERFRKLAGDFQLVLISATIGKPEIIAETFRGSSRRPVSIVTVDKRKEIEILVDYVDAPSTKFWKHAAEKLLMHMEPLTLVFVNSKHVAEKLHEEIEKKGISDVVIHHASIYGEERQRIEKLAKEGKVKMIIATKTLELGIDIGSVKKVILFRPAGSVASLIQRLGRSGHEVDGVVKGVIIATDKVELLEALAEARLAVRGEVEPPKILSKPLDMVARAVIGMALSGMYSIDEAYEIIKNVKYFEGLSREEFDILVRYLIENKMIKINGDNKLSPGSQFYRIWRFDAGELSKYSWWVHNFSEFFTTIGEKKAYMVKTIDGKTIGELDAEYVMRLLRVGQVLRLGGKNWQVVDIDEHNNKVTITEAPTMTATVPFWKGQGPIVSSLVVKELENVLRELHNGGIRLTEKIKLTDAAKKAIKELEDEVKKYKYPHPSSDTIVVEQMSDEVAYMILAQENVVRTLAYLVMLEMYRDHSEAYTKVTHYGFAIPSRILSFDPLRFLASLEKQEFFERVREAAERSHFFIETVHNIQLVFGITRKLTPNDLIVYKEAIRQTIDNYFAPEDAWSIVEKLKLGKIKVKMNVSRASIYARTLAKEAPEKPWIGNVEDLIAEILRGMAFTIDEISEALGLPENVVESALRSMKAPSAKHRVFSFIDVDTGEERWALVEDAEKIARSEEFSSSFNPPNKDALYLMLIKNESGSLVHIVANIRDVIERPSTITQRIPFDEIYEMKVTPLASYYEGKPIKYQLVPKHIAPLLLLNAAAITQKIEATNLLV from the coding sequence ATGGTTGCGACAAGGGGGAGCGCTGTGAACATACTACACCCGAAGGTAGTTGAGCTCATAGAGAAGCGTGGCTGGCAATCACTAACCGAAATCCAAGAAAAGGCGATGCTACCCATACTTAGAGGAGATAATGTAGTAATTGTTGCTCCAACTGGTTACGGTAAAACAGAAGCTGCACTACTACCCATATTATCCAAAATGGTTGAAGAGAAACCGGAGCCAGTATCGGTTCTCTATATTACTCCTCTCCGGGCTCTGATAAATGATTTGTATGAGAGAATAAGTTGGTGGGCTAACCAACTTGGTTTCGTCGTGGCAAGAAAGCATGGTGACGTATCCCATTCGGAAAGAGCCAGAAGACTAAGAAAGATACCTCATATACTGATAACTACGCCCGAAAGCCTCGAAATAGATCTTGACTGGGCATCCCGCTTCAGAGTCCACTATAAGAATTTGAAATGGGTTATTGTTGACGAGGTACACGAGATAGTATCCTCCAAGCGCGGCGTTCAACTAGCTGTACTACTTGAGAGATTTAGAAAGCTCGCCGGCGACTTTCAACTAGTCTTGATATCAGCAACAATAGGAAAGCCCGAGATAATAGCTGAAACATTTAGAGGGAGCTCAAGGAGACCAGTTAGCATAGTAACGGTTGATAAGCGAAAAGAAATAGAAATATTAGTTGACTATGTTGATGCGCCAAGCACTAAGTTTTGGAAACATGCAGCGGAGAAGCTCCTCATGCACATGGAGCCCCTTACGCTCGTGTTTGTGAACTCTAAGCATGTTGCTGAAAAGCTTCACGAAGAAATAGAAAAGAAGGGAATAAGTGACGTTGTAATACACCACGCGTCTATATACGGCGAGGAAAGACAGAGAATAGAGAAGCTCGCCAAAGAAGGAAAAGTCAAGATGATAATAGCTACAAAGACGCTTGAGCTTGGGATAGACATTGGCTCGGTGAAGAAGGTAATCTTGTTCAGGCCTGCTGGCTCTGTCGCATCACTTATCCAGAGGCTCGGTAGAAGCGGCCACGAGGTTGATGGTGTTGTGAAAGGTGTAATTATTGCAACCGACAAGGTTGAATTGCTTGAGGCGCTTGCGGAGGCTCGCCTCGCTGTAAGAGGCGAAGTCGAGCCACCTAAGATTCTTTCTAAGCCGCTTGATATGGTAGCGCGGGCCGTCATTGGCATGGCTCTCTCTGGTATGTATAGTATCGACGAGGCTTACGAGATTATCAAAAATGTAAAGTACTTTGAGGGGCTAAGTCGTGAAGAATTCGATATACTTGTAAGATATCTAATCGAGAATAAGATGATAAAGATAAACGGTGATAACAAATTATCGCCAGGTTCTCAGTTCTATAGGATATGGCGCTTCGATGCCGGTGAACTGAGTAAGTACAGTTGGTGGGTCCATAACTTCTCAGAGTTCTTTACAACTATAGGTGAGAAGAAGGCATATATGGTAAAAACCATCGATGGTAAGACTATAGGCGAGCTTGATGCAGAATATGTTATGAGGCTTCTGCGTGTCGGGCAAGTGCTTAGGCTCGGCGGCAAGAACTGGCAAGTAGTAGACATAGATGAGCATAATAACAAGGTAACGATAACCGAAGCACCTACAATGACAGCAACTGTTCCGTTCTGGAAAGGACAGGGGCCTATAGTTTCAAGCCTGGTTGTTAAAGAATTAGAAAATGTACTTAGGGAACTTCACAATGGTGGCATAAGGCTCACAGAGAAAATAAAGTTAACTGATGCCGCCAAGAAGGCAATTAAGGAGCTAGAAGATGAGGTCAAGAAGTATAAGTATCCGCATCCAAGCTCGGATACTATAGTAGTTGAACAAATGTCGGACGAAGTAGCATACATGATCTTAGCGCAAGAAAATGTTGTAAGGACCCTTGCATACCTGGTAATGCTGGAAATGTATCGAGATCATTCCGAAGCATATACGAAGGTAACCCATTATGGATTCGCAATTCCATCAAGAATTCTAAGCTTTGATCCTCTTAGATTCCTGGCATCGCTTGAAAAGCAAGAGTTCTTTGAAAGAGTACGGGAGGCAGCAGAACGTTCTCACTTCTTCATTGAAACAGTACACAATATTCAGCTAGTGTTCGGTATCACGAGAAAACTCACCCCCAACGATCTAATAGTCTATAAGGAAGCGATAAGGCAAACCATTGATAATTACTTTGCACCGGAAGACGCATGGAGCATTGTAGAGAAACTAAAGCTAGGCAAAATAAAGGTCAAAATGAATGTGAGCCGTGCAAGCATATATGCCCGTACCTTGGCTAAAGAAGCGCCGGAGAAGCCATGGATAGGTAATGTTGAGGATCTTATAGCTGAAATACTCCGTGGTATGGCATTCACCATAGATGAAATATCAGAGGCGCTTGGTCTACCAGAGAACGTTGTTGAATCAGCTCTACGTTCAATGAAGGCACCTAGCGCAAAGCACCGAGTCTTTAGCTTCATAGATGTTGATACGGGTGAGGAGCGCTGGGCGCTTGTAGAGGACGCCGAAAAAATAGCTAGGTCTGAGGAGTTCTCATCATCGTTCAATCCGCCAAATAAGGACGCCTTATACTTGATGCTTATAAAGAATGAATCGGGAAGTTTAGTGCACATAGTAGCAAATATAAGAGATGTTATAGAGAGGCCTAGTACGATTACTCAGCGCATACCTTTCGACGAGATATATGAGATGAAAGTAACTCCGCTAGCAAGCTACTACGAAGGAAAACCGATAAAGTACCAGCTTGTGCCCAAGCATATAGCGCCACTTCTGCTACTTAACGCAGCAGCTATAACGCAGAAAATAGAAGCAACAAATCTATTAGTATAG